A region of the Myxococcus guangdongensis genome:
ACGAGCCTGGACCGGCTGTGGATCTACTTCGGCCTGTTCGACCACGTCTTCATCACCGCGGGGCGGCAGCACATCAAGTGGGGCAGCTCCAAGATCTGGAACACCACCGACTTCCTGCGCGCGCGCAATCCGGACCCGCTGTTCCTCTACGACTTGAGGCCGGGCGTGGACATGGTGAAGGTCAACGTGCCGTGGGAGTCGATGGCGGCCAACCTGTGGCTCATCGGCACGGCGGACCTGCTGGACCAGGTGACGGCGGACGGGGACCGCGTGCGCTACGGCGGCGCGGTGCGCGCGGAGATGGCGCTGGGCACCAGCGAGCTCGCGGTGTCGGGCTCGTTCGTGGAGGGCCGGCGGCCTCGCTACGGCGTGGACTACTCGGTGGGCCTGGGGCGGCTGGACTTCAACACGGAGATTGCGCTGGTGCACGGCGCGGACGTGGCCACGTGGGAGCGCTCGCCGGCGGGGGGCTTTCAGGTGCGGCCGCTCGACGGGCTCCAGGTGCAGGCCAGCGGCGGCGCGCAGGCGGAGTTGCGCGTGGCGGACACGTTCAAGACGGTGGTGCGGCTGGAGGGGTTCTACAACCAGCTGGGCAGCGACGACCGCGAGCTGTTGACGTGGGTGCAGGCGGTGGGTGACTTCCAGCCGCTCTACTTCGGCCGCTTCTACGCCATGGCCCAGGTGGCCGTCACCGCGCGAAACATCTACGAGCCCACGACGACGCTCACGGTGATGGGCAACGTGGGAGACCCGTCCTACGTGGCGCGACTGGACATCAATGCCTCCCGGCTGCGCGACGTGACGGTCGCCGCCTACGTGGAAGTTCCCTTCGGAGAGCGGGGCGGCGAGTTCCGCTTCCAGCCCGACGCCGGCATCGCCCCCAGCGCGCCGGTGGACATGGGCCTGTTCCGCGCCGGCATCAACGTTCGACTCCGGCTCTGAGAGCCAAGACCTCACGATGACCGCTCACGACGATTCCGCCCCGACCTCCCCCGGTCCGCATGGACGGAAGGCTCCCCCTGTCGACTCCGCCGTCGCGCCCGACCCCGCCCCGGTGGCCGAGCGCGCGCCCGCCCCACGTCCCGCCCTCTCCGAGGCGCTGCGGCACCGGGTGCTCGTCACCTTCAATGCCTCCGAGCAACCCCTGGAGGGCGGCGACACGGTGGTGGCGTGCTTCGAGCAGCAGGTGGACCGCGCGCCCGACGCGACGGCGCTCGACTTCGAAGGCACCCGGCTGACGTACCGACAGCTCGACGAGCGCGCCAACCAGCTCGCGCGCCATCTGCGCTCGCTGAGCGTGGGACCGGAGACGCGCGTCGCGCTGTGCGCGGAGCGCTCGGTGGAGCAGGTGGTGGGGATGCTGGGCATCCTCAAGGCGGGAGGTGCGTTCGTTCCGTTGGACCCGGCACATCCCGCCGAGCGGCAGGGCTTCGTGCTCTCCGACAGCGGCGCGCCCGTGGTGCTCGCGCGGCAGCAGATGCTGGACGAGCTGCCGCTGCGAGGCGAGCTGACGGTGGAGCTGGATGGCCTGTTGCCACCGTTCGCGCGTCACTCGGTGGAGCGGCTGGAGGCGGTCGCCTCGGCGGACCATCTGGCGTACGTCATCTACACGTCCGGCTCCACGGGGCGGCCCAAGGGCGTGCTGGTGGCGCACGCGGGGCTGCGCAACACGGCGCTGGCCGCGGTGCGGGCGCATGGGTTCCGACCCGAGGACCGGGTGCTCCAGTTCGCGTCGATGAGCTTCGATGCGTCCGTGTGCGAGGTGTTCGCCACGCTGCTCGCGGGCGCGACGTTGGTGCTCGCGCCCCGACAGCGGCTGCTGCCCGACGTGCCCCTGCGCACGCTCTTGCGGGAGAGCGCCATCACCGCGGTGACGTTGACGCCGTCGGTGCTCGCGCAGTTGGAGACGGAGGGGTTGGAGGGCCTGCGCACCGTCATCTCCGCGGGTGAGGCCCTTCCCATCGCGGTGGCCGAGCGCTGGGGACAGGGCCGGCGGCTGCTCAACGCGTATGGACCGACGGAGGCGACGGTCTGCGCCGCGATTACGCCCGTGGCGGTGGTACCGGGCGCCATCACCCTGGGCACGCCGTGGCCCAACACGCGGCTGTACGTGCTCGATGAGGCCCTGGAGCCCCTGCCTCCGGGTGTCGCCGGAGAGCTGTTCATCGGCGGCGTGGGCGTGGCCCGTGGCTACCTGGGGCGACCGGAGCTGACGGCGGAGCGGTTCCTGCCGCATCCCTTCAGCTCAGCGCCGGGTGAGCGGCTCTACCGCACGGGAGACCTGGCCCGGTGGACGGTGGACGGCGAGCTCGAGTACCTGGGCCGCGTCGACTCGCAGGTGAAGCTGCGCGGCATGCGCGTGGAGCCGGGCGAGGTGGAGGCGGTCCTCGCGCGCCATCCGGAGGTCCGCGAGGTCGCCGTCGTGGCCCGCGAAATCGCCGAGGGCGAGCTGGCCCTGGTGGCCTTCGTCGTTCCCTCCGAGGGGCAGGATGAGGCCCGGGTGAACGCGGCGCTGCGTCCGTGGTTGAAGCAGCAGCTCCCCGAGCATCTGGTGCCCTCCGCGCTCGTGACGCTCACCGCGCTTCCGCTGACGTCCTCCGGGAAGGTGGACCGGAAGACGTTGGGCACGCTGTCGCTCGGCCGAGTCGACGCCGCGAGCGCCTCCGCGGACAGCGCGCCGCGAGGAGAGCTGGAGGTGCTGCTGGCGGGGCTGTTCCAGCAGGTGCTGGGCGTGGAGCGGGTGGGACGGGACAGCGACTTCTTCGAGCTGGGCGGACACTCGCTGAGCGCCACGCGATTGCTGGCGCGCGTGCGGCACGCGGTGGGGGTGGAGCTGCCGCTGACGGCGCTGTTCTCACACGCCACCGTGGCCCGTCTGGCCCGGGCGCTGGGCCCCATCTCCGAGTCGCTCGCGGCGACACTCGCCAGCCCCACGCCGCTTCCCGCCGATGTCGCGCCCATGCCGTCCCTGGCGCAGGAGCGACTGTGGTTCCTCCAGCAGCTCCAGCCGGACTCGGCGGCGTACCTCGTCGTCGATGCGCTGGAGCTTCGGGGTGCACTGAATCGGGCCGCGTTGGAGGACACGCTGCGGCGGCTGGTGGAGCGACACGCCGCGCTCCGCGTCACCTTCACGCCCGTGGAGGGGAGCCCGCGCCTGCGTGTCCATCCGGTCCGCGAGCCGCTGCTCACGGTGGAGGACGTGTCACGCCCGCCGCATGAGAGCGTGACTCCGGAGGCGTGGCTCCAGCGCAGACTGCGCGAGGAGGCCTCGCGTCCGCTCTCGTTGGAGGAGGGGCCGCTGTATCGGTTCCACCTGTTCACGAGTGCCCCCGAGCATCAGGTGTTGCTGTGGGTGCTGCATCACCTGGTGGTGGATGGCCTGTCGATGGGCATCCTGCTCAACGAGCTGGCGACGACGTACTCCGCGCTCCAGGAAGGTCGCGTCCCGCCCGCCGCACCCGCCACCCTCGACTACGTGGACCTGTCCGCGTGGCAGCGCACCCCCGAGGTCCGCGCGCGCGAGGACATCCACCTCGACTACTGGAAGCGGCAGCTCGCGGATTCCCCCTCGCTGCTCGCGCTGCCCACGGACAAGCCTCGTCCTCCGGTGCTGTCCGACCGGGGGGCGTACTCGCGTCGTCACATGTTGCCTCGCGAGGTCCGCCTGCGGCTGGAGGCGCTGTGCCGTCAGCATCAGGTGACGCCGTTCATGGCGCTCCATGCCGTGTTCGCCACGCTGCTCCAGCGCTACTCGGGTGAACGCGAGCTGTGCATCGGAACGCCGGTCTCCGGCCGCACGCACGCGGCCTCCGAGGACATCGTCGGTCTGTTCATCAACACGCTCGTCCTGCGGACGCACTTGCTGCCTTCCGCGCCGTTCTCCATGTTGCTGGCGCACGTGTGGGCGACCGCACTGGAGGCCTTCAGTCACCAGGATGCGCCATTCGAGCGCGTCGTGGATGCGCTCCACGTCGAGCGCAGCCTCAGTCACGCGCCCCTCTTCCAGGTCATGTTCGACCTGCGCCGTGTCGACTCGCCCCTCTCCTTCTCGGGCCTCTCTTCTCAGCACGTCTTCGTCGACAACGGCACCAGCCAGCTCGACCTCGCACTCACCGCCACCGAGCTGCCCGACTCTTCTCTCCAGCTCTTCTTCCAGTTCCGCACCGACCTCTTCGAGCACGCCTCCGTCGAGCGCATGCTCACTCACTTCGTCCTCCTGCTCGAACAGGTCCTCGCCGCTCCACAGGCGCCTCTCTCCAGCCTCTCGCTTCTCTCCGTGGAGGAGCGCCAGCGCGTCCTCTTCGACTTCAACGAC
Encoded here:
- a CDS encoding amino acid adenylation domain-containing protein; protein product: MAERAPAPRPALSEALRHRVLVTFNASEQPLEGGDTVVACFEQQVDRAPDATALDFEGTRLTYRQLDERANQLARHLRSLSVGPETRVALCAERSVEQVVGMLGILKAGGAFVPLDPAHPAERQGFVLSDSGAPVVLARQQMLDELPLRGELTVELDGLLPPFARHSVERLEAVASADHLAYVIYTSGSTGRPKGVLVAHAGLRNTALAAVRAHGFRPEDRVLQFASMSFDASVCEVFATLLAGATLVLAPRQRLLPDVPLRTLLRESAITAVTLTPSVLAQLETEGLEGLRTVISAGEALPIAVAERWGQGRRLLNAYGPTEATVCAAITPVAVVPGAITLGTPWPNTRLYVLDEALEPLPPGVAGELFIGGVGVARGYLGRPELTAERFLPHPFSSAPGERLYRTGDLARWTVDGELEYLGRVDSQVKLRGMRVEPGEVEAVLARHPEVREVAVVAREIAEGELALVAFVVPSEGQDEARVNAALRPWLKQQLPEHLVPSALVTLTALPLTSSGKVDRKTLGTLSLGRVDAASASADSAPRGELEVLLAGLFQQVLGVERVGRDSDFFELGGHSLSATRLLARVRHAVGVELPLTALFSHATVARLARALGPISESLAATLASPTPLPADVAPMPSLAQERLWFLQQLQPDSAAYLVVDALELRGALNRAALEDTLRRLVERHAALRVTFTPVEGSPRLRVHPVREPLLTVEDVSRPPHESVTPEAWLQRRLREEASRPLSLEEGPLYRFHLFTSAPEHQVLLWVLHHLVVDGLSMGILLNELATTYSALQEGRVPPAAPATLDYVDLSAWQRTPEVRAREDIHLDYWKRQLADSPSLLALPTDKPRPPVLSDRGAYSRRHMLPREVRLRLEALCRQHQVTPFMALHAVFATLLQRYSGERELCIGTPVSGRTHAASEDIVGLFINTLVLRTHLLPSAPFSMLLAHVWATALEAFSHQDAPFERVVDALHVERSLSHAPLFQVMFDLRRVDSPLSFSGLSSQHVFVDNGTSQLDLALTATELPDSSLQLFFQFRTDLFEHASVERMLTHFVLLLEQVLAAPQAPLSSLSLLSVEERQRVLFDFNDSHRPFDSDGTVASLLLASFARTPDAVALVAPDA